Proteins encoded together in one Marispirochaeta sp. window:
- the dusB gene encoding tRNA dihydrouridine synthase DusB codes for MPSVLLHSLSVGDRDLKGNILCAPLAGFTDVPFRELAIEAGADLCFTEMVSCEALIRENPKTQALLERGRNEQDYGIQVFTSSPESAAAAMKFLIPYAPAIIDLNCGCPVPKVIKTGAGAALMKDPMMIGAIVKAMKKATSFPVSVKLRTGWDHQNYTFLEAALRAQDAGASMVSLHGRTKSQGYGGKANWEQIARLKEVVDIPVVGNGDIFSADDARNMLLQTGCDAVMVARGGLGNPFLFREIRALLSDRPPCPSPAPLERIKTALRHLERCAEVKGEARAVKEMKKQLCSYTKGINGSAAFRNELVHCESLAEYRIHFSTFLSSIAG; via the coding sequence ATGCCTTCAGTACTGCTGCACTCCCTCTCAGTAGGAGACAGGGATCTCAAAGGCAATATTCTGTGTGCCCCCCTGGCGGGGTTCACGGATGTTCCCTTCAGGGAACTTGCCATAGAGGCCGGGGCAGACCTCTGCTTTACCGAAATGGTCTCCTGCGAGGCTCTGATCAGGGAGAATCCTAAAACACAGGCCCTTCTTGAACGCGGCAGAAACGAACAGGACTACGGGATCCAGGTCTTCACCTCTTCACCGGAGAGCGCTGCAGCAGCAATGAAGTTTCTCATACCTTATGCCCCGGCCATAATAGACCTTAACTGCGGCTGCCCTGTCCCCAAGGTTATTAAAACCGGCGCCGGGGCGGCACTTATGAAAGATCCGATGATGATCGGAGCCATCGTTAAAGCCATGAAAAAAGCGACATCCTTCCCGGTGAGCGTAAAACTGCGGACCGGATGGGACCATCAGAATTATACCTTCCTTGAAGCAGCCCTCAGAGCCCAGGACGCAGGGGCTTCGATGGTAAGTCTCCACGGACGGACCAAAAGCCAGGGGTACGGCGGCAAAGCCAATTGGGAACAGATAGCCCGTCTTAAAGAAGTCGTGGATATTCCGGTGGTCGGGAATGGAGATATATTCTCAGCCGATGACGCCCGTAACATGCTGCTCCAGACCGGATGTGATGCCGTCATGGTTGCCCGGGGAGGCCTGGGGAATCCTTTTCTTTTCAGGGAAATACGGGCACTGCTGTCTGACCGCCCCCCCTGTCCTTCTCCTGCCCCCCTGGAACGGATCAAGACGGCCTTGCGACATCTTGAACGCTGCGCAGAGGTAAAAGGTGAGGCACGCGCCGTCAAGGAAATGAAGAAACAGCTCTGCTCTTACACCAAAGGCATAAACGGTTCTGCGGCTTTTCGGAACGAGCTGGTCCACTGCGAGAGCCTGGCGGAATACCGCATACATTTCTCGACTTTTCTCTCTTCCATAGCAGGCTGA
- a CDS encoding TatD family hydrolase, translated as MKFFDTHAHIGLINEDPIDQLIIVSEARQAGVQHIISICNNLQDFFQVYENLKTANYIYHSIGVSPSEVSHPGKDWERKIIEGSGLDRIVAIGEIGLDYFRKFGNRDSQIELFIRQLELAAKLDFPVIIHNREAGTDVLDILTEKLPPKGGILHCYSEDWAYAKQALELNLYISFAGNVTYRNAKNLHETALNMPLDRMLIESESPFMVPAAYRGKRNRPSYIGATAEFLAELRGLDSEEMAEILYANACRFFGITE; from the coding sequence ATGAAGTTTTTTGACACTCACGCGCATATTGGGCTTATCAATGAAGACCCCATTGATCAGCTTATTATTGTTTCTGAGGCCAGACAGGCCGGGGTTCAACATATTATCTCCATCTGCAATAATCTGCAGGATTTCTTTCAGGTCTATGAAAACCTGAAAACCGCTAACTATATATACCACAGTATCGGCGTTTCTCCATCAGAAGTTTCGCATCCGGGCAAAGATTGGGAAAGAAAGATTATCGAAGGCTCCGGATTGGACCGCATTGTCGCTATTGGAGAGATCGGTCTCGATTATTTCAGGAAATTCGGCAACCGGGACTCCCAGATCGAACTGTTTATCCGGCAGCTGGAACTGGCGGCAAAACTCGATTTTCCGGTGATTATTCATAACCGGGAGGCCGGTACCGACGTGCTCGATATTCTTACGGAAAAGCTGCCCCCCAAGGGCGGTATACTGCACTGTTACTCCGAAGACTGGGCATACGCGAAACAGGCTCTTGAGCTTAACCTCTACATCTCTTTTGCAGGTAATGTCACCTACCGTAACGCCAAGAACCTTCATGAAACGGCGTTGAATATGCCCCTGGACCGCATGCTCATTGAATCGGAGAGCCCCTTTATGGTACCCGCCGCATACCGGGGAAAAAGGAACCGCCCCTCCTATATCGGTGCCACCGCGGAATTCCTGGCGGAACTAAGGGGACTGGACAGTGAAGAGATGGCGGAAATTCTCTACGCCAATGCCTGCCGCTTTTTCGGTATTACGGAGTAA
- the purF gene encoding amidophosphoribosyltransferase — protein sequence MDQESDTLRHHCGVVGVHSANPDNIPEKLFYGLFALQHRGQESAGICYRKEIPEDGSGRFVTYKDLGMVSTVLSRYLNKPHPSTLGIGHVRYSTRGGNQLENAQPLAASCNKGTAAIAHNGNISNAALLNTRLSTEGSIFQSSSDTELILHMIARSRQPDFKSALLETLQDLEGAFSMVMLHEEQLIAIRDPWGFRPLYIGFSEGLTVVASETCALDMLKIRDFREVEPGEIIHIDSSGLRSETFSPKEKKRRCVFELIYFARPDSLVFGESVYLTRKAMGAALAMDESIEADLVMSVPDSGNSAALGYAEKSGLPFEQGLTRNHYAGRSFILPTTSQRELAVRMKLHPVREVVRDKRIILVDDSLVRGTTSRILISLMREAGAKEVHLRLSSPEIKFPCYYGIDIPTRKELISNSLNPGEIAAHIGADSLRFLSIPRLKECLQDGEGYCYACFTGEYPIQPREV from the coding sequence ATGGATCAGGAAAGCGATACTCTCAGGCATCATTGCGGCGTTGTGGGGGTTCACAGCGCCAATCCCGATAATATTCCAGAAAAACTGTTTTACGGTCTCTTTGCCCTGCAGCACAGGGGTCAGGAGAGTGCGGGCATCTGCTACCGAAAGGAGATCCCTGAGGACGGTTCCGGACGCTTTGTAACCTACAAGGACCTTGGAATGGTATCCACCGTTCTGTCCCGGTACCTTAATAAACCCCACCCCTCAACACTGGGTATTGGCCATGTCCGCTATTCCACCCGCGGGGGCAACCAACTGGAGAACGCGCAGCCTCTTGCGGCCTCCTGCAACAAAGGTACAGCGGCCATCGCCCACAACGGTAATATATCCAATGCGGCCCTTCTGAACACCAGGCTCTCAACGGAGGGATCAATCTTCCAGAGCAGTTCTGATACCGAGCTTATATTACACATGATAGCCCGATCAAGACAGCCGGATTTCAAGTCCGCCCTGCTGGAAACCCTCCAGGATCTGGAAGGGGCCTTCAGTATGGTTATGCTCCATGAGGAGCAGCTTATTGCCATCCGGGACCCCTGGGGTTTTCGTCCGCTGTACATCGGCTTCTCCGAAGGGCTTACGGTAGTGGCCTCTGAAACCTGTGCCCTGGACATGCTGAAGATACGGGACTTCAGAGAAGTCGAACCGGGGGAAATCATCCATATCGATTCCTCAGGGCTCCGGAGCGAAACTTTTTCGCCCAAGGAAAAAAAGCGTCGCTGCGTCTTTGAACTGATCTATTTTGCCCGCCCGGATTCCCTGGTTTTTGGAGAATCCGTATACCTGACCCGCAAAGCCATGGGAGCTGCCCTGGCGATGGACGAATCCATAGAAGCTGATCTGGTCATGTCTGTCCCCGATTCGGGGAACAGCGCAGCCCTGGGATACGCGGAAAAATCAGGATTGCCCTTTGAGCAGGGTCTTACCCGTAACCACTATGCAGGACGTTCATTCATTCTTCCAACTACGTCCCAGCGCGAACTGGCGGTACGAATGAAGCTGCATCCTGTGCGGGAGGTAGTCCGGGACAAGCGGATTATTCTGGTTGATGACTCCCTGGTACGGGGGACTACGAGCCGCATCCTGATATCCCTGATGCGGGAGGCCGGGGCAAAAGAGGTTCATCTTCGGCTCTCTTCTCCGGAAATCAAATTTCCCTGCTACTACGGAATAGATATACCGACCAGAAAAGAGCTGATTTCCAATTCCTTAAACCCTGGTGAGATCGCCGCACATATCGGAGCGGACAGCTTAAGATTTCTGAGTATTCCCCGGCTGAAGGAGTGTCTACAAGACGGGGAAGGCTACTGCTACGCCTGCTTTACCGGAGAATACCCGATCCAGCCCAGGGAAGTATAA